A stretch of the Cydia pomonella isolate Wapato2018A unplaced genomic scaffold, ilCydPomo1 PGA_scaffold_205, whole genome shotgun sequence genome encodes the following:
- the LOC133533798 gene encoding uncharacterized protein LOC133533798: MQVITSLIAILAVSSAVYVPRIITAPTTKVDYHCSTLMLGRKTEDQIQLPQKTVGSHDYLYVTDGCYKQQKKWVGEKVTACDSVGSWPPTIIPFGAGSFSPLYINCAQENPHPCYELIIVHVTLYCEARSLNGL; the protein is encoded by the exons ATGCAGGTCATCACCTCGCTCATCGCAATACTCGCCGTCAGCTCGGCCGTCTACGTCCCTCGCATCATCACGGCTCCTACCACGAAGGTTGACTACCACTGCTCAACGCTGATGCTTG GACGCAAAACAGAAGATCAGATTCAGTTGCCACAAAAAACTGTTGGGTCACATGATTACCTGTATGTGACTGAT GGCTGCTACAAACAACAAAAGAAGTGGGTAGGCGAGAAGGTGACCGCCTGCGACTCCGTGGGTTCCTGGCCGCCCACCATCATTCCTTTCGGCGCTGGCAGTTTCTCCCCGCTTTACATCAACTGCGCTCAGGAAAACCCGCATCCGTGCTACGAGTTGATAATTGTTCATGTCACGTTGTATTGTGAGGCGAGGAGCTTGAATGGCTTGTAA